A single genomic interval of Brevibacillus brevis harbors:
- the glp gene encoding gephyrin-like molybdotransferase Glp — protein sequence MRFSRQTLSVEEAMSKLLAKLLTGRTEQVQIGEAYGRILASDLRATYDLPHFDRSPLDGFAVRAADTVGASVDHAITLTVLETVAAGQVPTRELKKGYATRIMTGAMMPAGADAVIMFEQTYNPAEEADTVRIKREMKPGENVSRRGEEMATGTIIAKAGERINAGTLASLATFGYSQVEVYCKQRVGLISTGSELLEIDQPLAPGKIRNSNTVMLTALIAEAGGIPVSFSRLPDDLSVAKAKISECLRDVDLVISSGGVSVGDFDVIAALVDEPEVELLFNRIAIRPGSPTTAMIMEGKPLIALSGNPGACFLGFELFARAAIRRISGEAHVVQQVIKARLGVDYTKPCPYPRYLRGKLLEKDGVLHAIPDFNEKAGNLGTLKDSECFMIIPAGGSGKKAGELVDVLTHAAPTWRREG from the coding sequence ATGCGTTTTTCGCGACAAACACTCTCGGTTGAAGAAGCGATGAGCAAGCTGTTGGCAAAATTGCTGACAGGGAGAACGGAACAAGTGCAGATCGGAGAGGCATACGGGCGGATACTGGCCTCTGATCTACGTGCAACATACGATTTGCCGCACTTTGACCGCTCGCCGCTGGATGGGTTTGCCGTGAGAGCTGCGGATACGGTTGGAGCCTCCGTTGACCACGCGATTACGCTAACAGTGCTAGAGACGGTTGCGGCCGGGCAGGTACCTACTAGAGAATTGAAAAAAGGCTACGCTACGCGGATCATGACGGGTGCGATGATGCCTGCGGGTGCGGATGCGGTCATCATGTTTGAGCAAACGTACAACCCAGCCGAAGAGGCGGATACCGTACGGATCAAGCGGGAGATGAAGCCTGGGGAAAATGTATCGCGTCGCGGTGAAGAGATGGCCACAGGAACGATCATTGCAAAGGCGGGAGAGCGGATTAACGCAGGTACTCTTGCCAGTTTGGCTACGTTTGGCTATTCGCAGGTAGAGGTGTACTGCAAGCAGCGTGTCGGTCTGATTTCGACTGGAAGCGAGCTGTTGGAGATTGATCAGCCGCTTGCTCCAGGCAAAATTCGCAACAGTAATACAGTGATGCTGACTGCCTTGATTGCTGAGGCAGGGGGCATCCCTGTTTCGTTTTCAAGATTGCCGGATGATCTGTCGGTGGCAAAGGCGAAAATCAGTGAATGCTTGCGGGACGTGGATCTGGTCATTTCAAGCGGCGGTGTGTCCGTTGGGGATTTTGATGTGATCGCGGCTTTAGTGGATGAGCCTGAGGTGGAGCTTTTGTTCAACCGAATCGCAATACGTCCGGGAAGCCCGACGACAGCCATGATCATGGAAGGCAAGCCTTTAATTGCTCTATCAGGTAATCCGGGTGCCTGTTTTCTCGGGTTTGAGCTATTTGCGCGAGCAGCCATTCGTCGCATCTCGGGAGAAGCCCATGTGGTGCAACAGGTGATAAAGGCGAGACTTGGCGTCGATTATACGAAGCCTTGTCCATACCCGCGTTATCTGCGAGGGAAGCTCCTCGAAAAAGATGGGGTTTTGCACGCGATCCCTGATTTCAATGAAAAGGCAGGGAATCTGGGGACGTTGAAGGACAGCGAATGCTTTATGATCATACCAGCCGGGGGAAGCGGGAAAAAAGCAGGAGAGCTGGTTGATGTTCTCACGCATGCTGCCCCAACCTGGAGAAGAGAGGGATAG
- the mobB gene encoding molybdopterin-guanine dinucleotide biosynthesis protein B: MVKPPCVLQIVGYSNSGKTTLLTKLIPILEKAGIRVGVIKHDGGHDFEWDQPGKDTWRYREAGASLVAITSKTKTAIVEQKPQELSVLVQRLAEAGAQLILVEGFKREGYPKLALLRWPEDEELLSIITNLVGIVGWSDKRQPGLPFFDINDIDNIANFVRETLRSFQLDWG, translated from the coding sequence ATGGTCAAGCCACCTTGTGTTTTGCAGATTGTCGGTTATTCGAACAGTGGCAAGACGACGTTGCTCACCAAGCTCATTCCGATCCTCGAAAAAGCAGGGATAAGAGTCGGGGTCATCAAGCATGATGGAGGACACGATTTTGAGTGGGATCAGCCAGGGAAGGACACATGGCGTTATCGTGAAGCCGGAGCCTCTCTGGTCGCGATCACATCCAAAACGAAGACAGCCATCGTGGAGCAAAAACCGCAGGAGCTGTCCGTCCTTGTCCAGCGCTTGGCAGAAGCCGGAGCCCAGCTCATTTTGGTAGAAGGCTTCAAGCGTGAAGGCTATCCCAAGCTCGCTTTGCTTCGCTGGCCAGAAGATGAGGAGCTCTTATCGATTATTACAAATTTGGTAGGGATCGTAGGTTGGTCAGACAAGCGTCAGCCGGGGCTGCCATTTTTCGATATTAATGACATAGACAACATAGCTAATTTTGTAAGGGAAACATTGAGATCATTCCAGCTAGATTGGGGATGA
- a CDS encoding DUF2199 domain-containing protein, with the protein MKCPHCNNELNELPFCYGIEAPHYFYMVPEEKRTELIRDFCVIDEQHFFIRGHIEIPIIDTNEKLIWSVWVSLSEENFLRSNELLHVEGRENEEPYFGWLSTELSIYPETTLSLKTWVHTQEVGAVPLIELEHTNHPLAVEQREGITMERVKEIAHLINHTE; encoded by the coding sequence ATGAAATGCCCTCACTGTAACAACGAATTAAATGAACTTCCTTTCTGTTACGGAATAGAAGCGCCACATTATTTTTACATGGTACCAGAAGAGAAACGAACAGAATTAATCAGGGACTTTTGTGTAATTGATGAACAGCATTTCTTTATTAGAGGACATATTGAAATACCAATCATTGATACAAATGAGAAATTGATATGGAGTGTTTGGGTTTCTCTTAGTGAAGAAAACTTTTTGAGGTCGAATGAATTGCTGCATGTAGAAGGAAGAGAAAATGAAGAACCTTATTTTGGTTGGTTATCGACTGAACTTTCCATTTATCCAGAAACGACCCTATCCTTAAAGACATGGGTACATACACAAGAAGTTGGTGCGGTTCCCTTAATAGAATTAGAACATACGAATCATCCACTTGCAGTTGAACAAAGAGAAGGAATTACAATGGAGAGAGTGAAAGAAATTGCTCATTTAATCAATCATACCGAGTAA
- a CDS encoding pyridoxamine 5'-phosphate oxidase family protein: MDGVRYKMREVLDKNKIETFLQQARIGHLGMVDGHLPYVVPLNFVWTNGKLYFHGANGGRRNQVMDANPEVCFTVCEEYGTITDPVPAKTDTAYMSVMIFGRAQQIDDLDEATYMLQEMMNKYVPGYYNRPLPKQHVDKYRSAVFGGPVQVYRIDPHHITAKENQMEDEKMFKPGKTV, from the coding sequence ATGGATGGAGTACGTTACAAAATGAGAGAAGTATTGGATAAGAACAAGATTGAGACATTTTTGCAGCAAGCTAGAATCGGACATCTTGGAATGGTCGATGGTCATTTGCCGTATGTAGTTCCGCTCAATTTTGTTTGGACAAATGGAAAGCTTTATTTCCATGGCGCCAACGGCGGGAGAAGAAATCAGGTTATGGATGCTAATCCAGAGGTCTGTTTTACGGTTTGTGAAGAATATGGAACGATTACTGATCCGGTGCCAGCCAAGACAGACACAGCGTATATGAGTGTAATGATTTTTGGCAGGGCCCAACAAATAGACGATCTGGATGAAGCTACATACATGCTGCAAGAAATGATGAATAAGTATGTGCCTGGCTACTATAATCGGCCTTTACCCAAGCAGCACGTAGACAAATACCGTTCAGCAGTATTCGGTGGTCCGGTTCAGGTGTACCGAATAGATCCACATCATATCACTGCGAAGGAAAATCAAATGGAAGATGAAAAAATGTTCAAACCTGGTAAAACCGTGTAA
- a CDS encoding PLP-dependent aminotransferase family protein: protein MLTVNRDDERPIWQQLLDQAIHNITSGKWQPGELLLPSRELASLIGVSRSTIQIVYEELFSRGYTVTSRRGGTRVSEWTYATRPSEDAAPEGPVPPELPLLNATIGHLHGWFGDKDSQKVEVDFSPHEPYLDEHFQKIWRRSFLQASTETNLDSWAYGNPYGYQPLREQIQRYLSLERGVHVTIDQIMLTSGAQHSIDLIAQALLQEGDTVSVEDPGFPAAWMAMKYRHMQVVSVPVDEYGLCVDQIHPGSKLVYVTPSHQCAVGVIMSEPRRQQLLHMAAEQRFWIVEDDYDSEFRYRGDPLPTLFSQRPQNTLYMMSFSKMIAPGIRISAIVGPKEAIRQLAHVHELTYRHLPIMEQLTLTHFIEHGHFMRHMRRVRNVYRRRHEAMTKAIITTGLNEHFTLSGVETGLYILLEADKSFDEDAATNLAIEKGIRVYPLSKYCLKSDRKGWVLGFAKVDESTIEEGIFRLAEITRFYQV, encoded by the coding sequence ATGCTAACAGTAAACCGAGATGACGAGCGTCCAATCTGGCAGCAACTGCTGGACCAAGCGATCCATAATATTACCTCTGGAAAATGGCAGCCAGGTGAATTGCTACTACCCTCCCGCGAACTCGCTTCCTTAATTGGCGTTTCCCGTTCAACCATACAGATTGTTTATGAGGAGTTATTCAGCCGCGGATACACGGTAACCTCTCGTCGCGGTGGGACTAGAGTGAGCGAATGGACGTATGCAACTCGTCCTTCAGAAGATGCTGCGCCCGAAGGACCTGTTCCTCCCGAATTGCCTTTATTAAACGCTACAATCGGTCATTTGCACGGTTGGTTCGGGGACAAAGATAGCCAAAAGGTTGAGGTCGATTTCAGTCCCCATGAGCCATATTTGGACGAACATTTTCAAAAGATTTGGAGACGTTCGTTTTTACAGGCTTCCACAGAAACAAATCTGGACAGTTGGGCTTATGGCAATCCCTATGGATACCAACCGCTACGTGAACAGATCCAACGATATTTGTCACTTGAACGGGGCGTTCATGTGACTATCGATCAAATCATGTTAACCTCAGGCGCACAACATAGCATTGATTTGATCGCCCAAGCCCTTTTACAAGAAGGAGATACCGTTTCTGTTGAAGATCCTGGCTTCCCTGCTGCCTGGATGGCAATGAAGTATCGGCATATGCAAGTTGTCTCCGTTCCAGTTGACGAGTACGGGTTATGCGTAGACCAAATTCATCCGGGGTCCAAGCTTGTCTATGTTACGCCATCGCACCAGTGTGCGGTTGGAGTCATTATGTCAGAACCTCGCAGGCAACAATTGTTACACATGGCTGCCGAGCAGCGGTTTTGGATCGTTGAGGATGATTACGACAGCGAATTTCGCTATCGTGGCGACCCGCTTCCCACCTTGTTCAGTCAGCGACCTCAGAACACGTTGTATATGATGAGTTTTTCCAAAATGATTGCTCCTGGTATTCGAATATCGGCAATCGTTGGTCCCAAAGAGGCCATTCGTCAGCTCGCCCACGTCCATGAATTAACCTATCGTCATCTTCCGATTATGGAGCAATTAACGCTTACTCATTTTATTGAGCATGGTCATTTCATGCGCCATATGAGACGGGTTCGAAATGTATATCGGCGCAGACATGAAGCCATGACGAAGGCCATCATCACGACAGGTCTGAACGAACACTTCACGCTAAGCGGCGTGGAAACGGGGTTGTATATCCTTCTTGAAGCTGATAAATCGTTTGATGAAGACGCCGCGACGAACCTAGCAATCGAAAAAGGAATCCGAGTTTATCCACTTAGCAAGTATTGCTTGAAAAGCGATCGAAAAGGATGGGTACTAGGCTTTGCTAAAGTAGATGAATCAACCATTGAAGAAGGCATTTTTCGTCTTGCGGAGATTACACGGTTTTACCAGGTTTGA
- the hmpA gene encoding NO-inducible flavohemoprotein, which translates to MLSPKTIEIIKSTVPVLEVHGTAITKRFYQMMFAKHPELLNIFNHANQKQGRQQTALANAVYAAALYIDKLETILPVVKQIGHKHRSLGVKAEHYPIVGENLLAAIKDVLGDAATDEILQAWAEAYGVIADAFIGVEHEMYEEASGQPGGWVDFREFIVQRKVKESDVITSFYLVPADGQPISSYEPGQYVSIKVELPGEQYTHIRQYSLSDAPGNAYYRISVKREDAMQDKPAGKVSVYLSEEVKEGDSLHLSAPAGDFTLQQEGSRPVVLLSGGVGLTPMISMLNTLIKSGTDRPITFIHAAKNGHVHAMKQAVEELAAKHPQLSVHWCYTQPTEQDRVNGAFQKEGYIDLPWLQKVIDTKEASYYFCGPIPFMKTINGALLEWGVPADDIHFEFFGPAATLA; encoded by the coding sequence ATGTTAAGCCCAAAAACCATTGAAATCATAAAATCAACCGTTCCTGTGCTAGAGGTACACGGAACTGCCATTACAAAACGTTTTTATCAAATGATGTTTGCTAAGCACCCTGAGCTTCTTAATATTTTCAACCACGCCAATCAAAAGCAGGGAAGGCAGCAAACAGCTCTGGCAAATGCGGTGTATGCTGCGGCTTTGTATATTGATAAGCTGGAAACGATTTTGCCTGTAGTGAAGCAGATTGGACACAAGCACCGCAGCTTGGGAGTGAAGGCCGAACATTACCCAATCGTCGGAGAAAACCTGTTAGCCGCGATCAAAGACGTACTTGGGGATGCCGCTACGGACGAGATTTTGCAGGCGTGGGCGGAAGCGTATGGTGTCATTGCGGATGCCTTCATCGGTGTAGAACACGAAATGTATGAAGAGGCGAGTGGGCAGCCTGGAGGATGGGTAGATTTCAGAGAGTTTATCGTCCAACGCAAGGTGAAGGAAAGCGACGTAATCACTTCCTTTTATCTGGTTCCGGCGGATGGTCAACCGATTTCCAGCTATGAGCCAGGGCAGTATGTCAGCATCAAGGTAGAATTACCGGGCGAGCAATATACACACATTCGCCAGTACAGCCTCTCTGATGCGCCAGGGAATGCATACTACCGCATTTCTGTCAAACGCGAGGACGCGATGCAAGATAAGCCAGCAGGAAAAGTATCCGTTTATTTGTCAGAGGAAGTGAAGGAAGGAGATAGCCTGCATTTGTCTGCTCCGGCTGGAGATTTCACCTTACAGCAAGAGGGCAGCCGTCCGGTTGTGCTGCTCAGTGGTGGTGTAGGATTGACCCCAATGATCAGCATGCTGAACACACTGATCAAATCGGGAACAGATCGTCCAATCACTTTCATTCACGCAGCCAAAAACGGACATGTGCATGCCATGAAGCAGGCAGTAGAGGAACTGGCCGCAAAACATCCGCAGCTTTCTGTTCACTGGTGCTATACACAGCCGACCGAACAAGATCGAGTGAACGGTGCTTTCCAGAAAGAAGGGTATATCGACTTGCCGTGGCTGCAAAAGGTCATCGATACAAAAGAGGCGAGCTACTATTTCTGTGGTCCAATTCCATTCATGAAGACGATCAATGGTGCTTTGTTGGAATGGGGAGTACCAGCAGACGATATTCATTTTGAGTTTTTTGGTCCGGCAGCGACCTTGGCATAA
- a CDS encoding Crp/Fnr family transcriptional regulator, with protein sequence MILHKGEVLFRQGESGPLYHLKSGLLKIVRVHADGALTLVNIIVPDEIIPHHSLMSPNPYYGTAIALVTCEVEVLSAPDWYRHLDDNPEKCRDIALQLQGKLRMMQQRIDQLTEVSPAEKLRKLQLWFQTFIPVVSLSELLTQDEIGQLIGLRRETVNRLLRAQTANRE encoded by the coding sequence ATGATCCTGCACAAGGGAGAAGTCCTGTTTCGACAAGGAGAATCTGGACCGCTCTATCATCTGAAGAGCGGTCTGTTAAAAATCGTTCGGGTACATGCAGACGGAGCATTGACGCTGGTCAACATCATCGTACCGGATGAGATCATTCCGCATCATTCGTTGATGAGCCCGAATCCCTACTACGGGACAGCAATCGCACTCGTGACCTGTGAGGTCGAAGTGCTGTCTGCCCCGGATTGGTATCGCCATCTGGATGACAATCCGGAAAAGTGTCGTGATATCGCGCTACAGCTACAAGGGAAGCTGCGGATGATGCAGCAGCGTATCGACCAACTGACCGAAGTCTCTCCTGCTGAAAAGCTGCGCAAGCTCCAGCTTTGGTTTCAGACTTTCATTCCTGTCGTCTCGCTTTCGGAGTTGCTGACTCAGGATGAAATCGGTCAGCTCATCGGGCTTCGCCGAGAGACGGTAAATCGATTGCTGCGCGCTCAAACTGCGAATCGCGAGTAA
- a CDS encoding MBL fold metallo-hydrolase — MLNFFTWVGSIVGVLALGLIGYVAYRYWYHMGQLPKPEFRHLDTKKPVPADWSHDKVTFTWIGHSTILLNMFGTKILTDPVLGEKLGIKLAGVHFGPKRFTPPALDFTEIGEVDIILLSHAHLDHVDLPTLQKIANRSTHVITAHQTSKLFKHMPFGSYEEMRPGEAVTTKEGITVTAIPVRHWGNRFPWNHEYGYNGYMIEKNSVRILYPGDTASISMENLPKQFGPIDLVFMPIGAYKPDSYQAAHCTPEQAWQMFKETEAKWLVPIHWNTFVLSREPVDEPFERLLAAAGDERDRIVIEKQGETFSIPVQ, encoded by the coding sequence ATGCTCAACTTTTTTACATGGGTAGGCTCTATAGTGGGGGTACTCGCACTCGGATTGATTGGCTATGTGGCTTACCGCTACTGGTACCATATGGGGCAGCTTCCGAAGCCGGAGTTTCGTCATCTGGACACGAAAAAGCCAGTGCCTGCCGACTGGAGTCATGATAAGGTTACATTTACATGGATCGGTCACTCGACGATTCTGTTGAATATGTTTGGTACGAAAATACTGACGGACCCGGTTTTGGGCGAGAAGCTCGGGATTAAGCTTGCAGGTGTCCATTTTGGTCCCAAGCGCTTTACGCCTCCTGCCCTCGACTTTACTGAAATTGGCGAGGTAGATATCATCTTGCTATCGCATGCCCATTTGGATCATGTCGATCTGCCTACTTTGCAGAAAATAGCGAATCGCTCCACACATGTCATTACGGCGCACCAGACGAGCAAGCTGTTCAAGCATATGCCATTTGGTTCGTATGAGGAAATGCGGCCGGGAGAAGCCGTTACAACCAAAGAAGGAATTACAGTTACTGCGATTCCTGTTCGCCATTGGGGCAACCGCTTTCCATGGAATCACGAGTATGGCTACAACGGCTATATGATTGAGAAAAATAGCGTGCGCATCCTCTATCCAGGCGATACGGCATCTATCTCCATGGAAAATTTGCCGAAGCAATTCGGGCCGATCGATCTGGTATTTATGCCGATTGGCGCCTACAAGCCAGATTCGTATCAAGCAGCGCATTGTACGCCAGAGCAAGCATGGCAAATGTTCAAGGAGACTGAAGCCAAATGGCTGGTGCCCATTCATTGGAATACGTTTGTGCTCTCGCGTGAGCCAGTTGATGAGCCGTTCGAGCGTCTGTTGGCAGCAGCGGGGGACGAGAGAGACAGGATTGTTATTGAAAAACAAGGGGAAACGTTTTCGATCCCTGTTCAATAG
- a CDS encoding M3 family oligoendopeptidase → MTKALPQRWDMDVIFPGGSESEDFRAFLGTLEGDIANLKARLEQSDASLHETAAFKEVVTHVQSIAVRVRQAGAFISCLTAQNVKDEPAKLMGGRVKSISAAFGAVLTRWEEKLLAIDEAAWENLLADEELQPLAFVLNERRRRAQEKLSPEQEVLANDLAVDGYHAWQDLYNAVVGRMSIEVEVNGETKQMSVGQASNLMSSPDRAVRAHVFEKWTEAWGKETELCAQALNHLGGFRLSLYRHRGWDSVLREPLDIGRMQEKTLDAMWQAIDNRKDRLVAYLERKAKLLGVDKLSWYDVGAPVGKVHKEVSYDEAAALIVEHFNRFNPSMAEFAQKAFDEGWIEAEDRPGKRPGGFCTSFPVSKQSRVFMTYAGSASNVSTLAHELGHAYHQQVMWDLPALNQNYAMNVAETASTFAEMILADAAVKNAANDDEKLVLLEDKLQSIVAFFMNIHARFIFEKNFYEKRKEGLVSAADLDRIMEEAQKQAYNGALADYEPHFWASKLHFYITSYPFYNFPYTFGYLFSMSVYARALEEGESFAPKYDALLQDTGRLMVEELAKKHLGEDMTTVEFWQKAVDLAVADIDEFLRLTEEA, encoded by the coding sequence ATGACAAAAGCATTGCCACAACGCTGGGATATGGATGTGATTTTTCCTGGTGGTAGTGAATCGGAGGATTTTCGGGCGTTTTTAGGAACGTTGGAAGGGGATATTGCGAACCTGAAGGCTCGGTTGGAGCAATCTGACGCTAGTTTGCATGAAACAGCGGCTTTCAAGGAAGTTGTCACTCATGTCCAAAGCATTGCGGTGCGTGTGAGACAAGCAGGTGCATTCATTTCCTGCCTGACTGCTCAAAATGTAAAGGATGAGCCGGCCAAGCTGATGGGTGGGCGTGTAAAGAGCATCTCGGCTGCGTTTGGTGCAGTGTTGACGCGTTGGGAAGAAAAGCTGCTGGCTATCGACGAGGCTGCATGGGAGAATCTGTTGGCAGATGAAGAATTGCAACCGCTTGCTTTCGTGCTGAATGAGCGCCGCCGCCGTGCACAGGAAAAGCTGTCGCCTGAACAAGAAGTGCTGGCAAACGATTTAGCAGTAGACGGCTATCACGCTTGGCAAGATTTGTACAATGCGGTCGTGGGACGTATGAGTATTGAGGTTGAGGTCAATGGAGAGACGAAGCAGATGTCTGTCGGGCAAGCTTCTAACCTGATGAGCAGTCCTGACCGTGCTGTTCGTGCCCATGTTTTTGAAAAGTGGACAGAGGCTTGGGGCAAGGAAACGGAGCTGTGCGCGCAGGCGCTGAATCACTTAGGTGGCTTCCGTCTCTCTCTGTACCGTCATCGCGGCTGGGACTCCGTCCTGCGTGAGCCGCTAGATATTGGGCGGATGCAGGAAAAAACACTCGACGCGATGTGGCAGGCCATCGACAATCGCAAGGATCGTCTGGTTGCCTACCTGGAGCGCAAGGCAAAGCTGCTCGGTGTAGACAAGCTGAGCTGGTACGATGTAGGGGCTCCGGTTGGTAAGGTACATAAAGAAGTGTCTTACGATGAAGCAGCTGCCCTGATCGTTGAGCACTTCAACCGTTTCAATCCGAGCATGGCTGAGTTTGCGCAAAAGGCATTCGATGAGGGCTGGATCGAGGCAGAGGATCGTCCTGGCAAGCGCCCAGGCGGATTCTGCACGAGCTTCCCAGTCAGCAAGCAGTCCCGCGTGTTCATGACGTATGCAGGAAGCGCAAGCAATGTATCCACACTGGCACATGAGCTGGGGCATGCGTATCATCAGCAAGTCATGTGGGATCTGCCAGCCCTTAACCAAAACTATGCGATGAACGTAGCGGAAACAGCATCGACCTTCGCAGAGATGATCCTCGCTGACGCTGCTGTGAAAAATGCAGCCAATGACGATGAAAAACTGGTGCTCTTGGAAGATAAGCTGCAATCCATTGTCGCGTTTTTCATGAACATCCACGCTCGCTTTATTTTTGAGAAAAACTTCTACGAGAAGCGCAAAGAAGGTCTCGTTAGCGCGGCTGATCTCGACCGAATCATGGAAGAGGCGCAAAAGCAAGCGTACAATGGAGCTTTGGCAGATTACGAGCCGCACTTCTGGGCATCCAAGCTGCATTTCTACATCACCTCGTATCCGTTCTACAACTTCCCATACACTTTCGGGTACTTGTTTAGCATGAGTGTTTATGCGCGTGCGCTTGAAGAAGGCGAGAGCTTCGCGCCGAAATACGATGCACTGCTCCAGGATACGGGCCGCCTGATGGTAGAGGAATTGGCGAAGAAGCATCTCGGTGAGGATATGACGACAGTTGAGTTCTGGCAAAAAGCTGTTGATCTGGCTGTCGCAGATATCGACGAATTCCTGCGCCTGACAGAAGAAGCATAA
- a CDS encoding metal-dependent hydrolase, producing the protein MDTGSHLLLGVTLAGLAHITPAVAHDPALAQALMVATVVGSHAPDFDTVARLRGISFYIRFHRGITHSIPALFLWPLIISLPLAWGFGLMGQFGILYGWTLLAVVLHVFLDMLNAYGVQCIRPITKRWVHLDVLAIFEPLVFAVHLAAAIWWIAFNGDPTVLFPVAYGMTLVYIGVRAWQHHRNVKRVARALETSGISHVFPSIHPFHWRFVIETEKLFYTGRIEYARVILEDVYPKQQRDAIIQATVGVDGVRAFLGFAQRIHVTWKEIADGYEVTWSDVRFWYNRKLPFGVDVVLDRDLNVVDHRLGWRKKAWDPPFV; encoded by the coding sequence ATGGACACTGGCAGTCATCTTTTGTTGGGTGTCACACTGGCGGGCTTAGCCCATATCACGCCAGCAGTGGCACATGATCCGGCGCTTGCTCAGGCGCTGATGGTCGCAACGGTCGTGGGTTCTCATGCCCCGGATTTCGACACTGTGGCCAGACTTCGCGGTATTTCTTTTTACATTCGCTTTCACCGGGGAATTACTCATTCGATTCCCGCCTTGTTTCTGTGGCCCCTCATCATCAGTCTTCCTCTTGCCTGGGGGTTTGGTCTCATGGGGCAGTTTGGAATTTTGTACGGATGGACGCTGTTGGCTGTTGTGCTGCATGTTTTTCTCGATATGCTAAACGCCTATGGAGTTCAATGTATTCGACCTATTACCAAGCGCTGGGTGCATTTGGATGTGCTCGCGATTTTTGAGCCACTGGTGTTCGCGGTTCACCTGGCAGCGGCGATATGGTGGATAGCTTTTAACGGAGATCCCACCGTGCTATTTCCGGTAGCATATGGGATGACGCTTGTGTATATTGGCGTGCGTGCTTGGCAGCATCACCGCAACGTCAAGCGGGTAGCAAGGGCATTGGAAACAAGCGGCATATCCCATGTTTTCCCGAGCATACATCCTTTTCACTGGCGATTCGTCATAGAGACGGAGAAACTGTTTTACACAGGGAGAATCGAGTATGCACGCGTGATACTGGAGGATGTGTATCCAAAGCAGCAGCGTGATGCAATCATTCAGGCTACTGTCGGTGTAGACGGGGTTCGTGCTTTTCTCGGATTTGCTCAACGAATCCACGTCACGTGGAAGGAGATTGCTGATGGTTATGAAGTCACATGGAGCGATGTGCGCTTTTGGTACAACCGCAAGCTGCCATTTGGCGTAGATGTTGTCTTGGATCGTGATTTGAACGTCGTTGATCATCGGTTGGGTTGGCGAAAAAAAGCGTGGGACCCGCCGTTTGTATAA
- a CDS encoding ArsR/SmtB family transcription factor, giving the protein MNGLYSIKVEWSPAYECIISLYTYIYEKERKHYLLGTAWKEETKQMLPASFADELADERWEVLHRLVLLVAQSPQTQSVEEFLGWLESIPPGEIYERLAPWVETIPLNLGEIRDRSLSLLTRWNEHYFSKVDPRILENLQRSADELTVRAKETPPIDLVDHVTNGIWIEPMEDLREVVLIPQYHCAHSSVLDFYRGLATCMYPVKDAATTKPQPLLELLSITQCLADAKRLQILHCLAKKTCTLGELQKQVSLAKSTVHHHVTALRRAGLIRAHYTGSTTISYYSLREAFVERLPVLLRSFFHGPE; this is encoded by the coding sequence ATGAATGGGTTATATTCGATCAAAGTAGAATGGTCTCCTGCGTATGAATGTATCATTAGCCTCTACACTTACATTTACGAAAAGGAGCGCAAGCATTATTTGCTTGGTACGGCTTGGAAAGAGGAGACAAAACAAATGCTCCCGGCTTCTTTTGCAGATGAACTCGCAGATGAACGCTGGGAAGTACTCCACCGTTTGGTGCTGCTTGTAGCGCAATCACCGCAGACCCAATCCGTTGAAGAATTTCTTGGGTGGCTGGAAAGCATCCCGCCCGGTGAAATTTATGAGCGCCTCGCGCCATGGGTGGAGACAATCCCGCTGAACCTGGGGGAAATCCGTGATCGCAGTCTATCGTTGCTTACCCGATGGAATGAGCATTATTTTTCGAAAGTGGACCCACGCATTTTGGAGAATCTGCAACGAAGCGCCGATGAGCTGACAGTCCGCGCCAAAGAAACGCCTCCCATCGATTTGGTCGATCATGTTACGAATGGTATCTGGATTGAGCCGATGGAAGATTTGCGAGAGGTTGTACTCATCCCGCAATATCATTGTGCCCATTCTTCTGTTCTCGACTTTTATCGGGGGCTTGCCACTTGCATGTACCCTGTCAAAGATGCCGCAACGACCAAACCACAGCCGCTCCTGGAGCTGTTGTCTATCACACAGTGCCTAGCGGATGCGAAGCGCCTGCAAATCTTGCACTGCCTGGCAAAAAAGACGTGCACGCTCGGGGAACTACAGAAGCAAGTATCCTTAGCAAAAAGCACCGTCCATCATCATGTGACGGCGTTGCGCAGAGCGGGGCTGATTCGTGCTCACTACACAGGAAGTACGACGATTTCCTACTACAGTCTGCGAGAAGCCTTCGTCGAGCGTCTCCCGGTCTTACTGCGTTCCTTCTTCCATGGACCAGAGTAA